In Pedobacter africanus, a single window of DNA contains:
- a CDS encoding class I SAM-dependent methyltransferase: protein MEKESAIHYDEFLGPMFFEPYAIEVAKRVQPSSVSLALEIAAGTGRVTQHLRKRIPASARLIASDINGDMLAVAKEKPGELEIEWRIIDAQELPFDNNSIDLVVCCFGYMFVPDRQKAFNEAYRVLKPGGMILFSTWDKLENNGPSYISRLVAEQYIEGALPDSYNLATSMNDEAIIRPLLEQAGFSKIAVEKVQKSSFCVTARAAAIGLVYSGAVFQEIKKHNPAWIDEIIIKVETELSEKFGAAPMIAPISAVISQAWKIE, encoded by the coding sequence ATGGAAAAAGAAAGTGCCATTCATTACGATGAATTTCTGGGCCCTATGTTTTTTGAGCCTTATGCCATTGAAGTAGCAAAACGTGTTCAGCCTTCCTCAGTTTCCCTTGCGCTCGAAATTGCTGCCGGAACAGGCCGTGTTACACAACACCTGCGCAAACGAATTCCAGCTTCTGCCAGACTGATCGCTTCAGATATCAACGGGGATATGCTTGCCGTTGCCAAAGAAAAACCAGGCGAACTCGAAATTGAATGGCGAATTATAGATGCGCAGGAGCTTCCTTTTGACAACAATAGCATCGACCTGGTCGTATGTTGTTTTGGTTACATGTTTGTACCTGACAGGCAAAAAGCGTTTAACGAGGCTTATCGTGTATTGAAACCAGGAGGTATGATTTTGTTTAGCACCTGGGATAAATTAGAAAACAATGGGCCATCCTATATTTCCCGCCTGGTGGCAGAGCAATATATTGAAGGTGCACTACCCGACTCGTACAATCTGGCAACTTCCATGAATGATGAGGCCATCATCAGGCCATTATTAGAACAAGCGGGGTTTTCAAAAATAGCAGTAGAAAAGGTACAAAAGAGTTCCTTTTGCGTTACTGCCAGGGCAGCTGCAATTGGTCTTGTGTATAGTGGAGCTGTTTTTCAGGAAATAAAAAAACATAATCCCGCTTGGATAGATGAAATCATCATTAAGGTGGAAACGGAATTATCGGAAAAATTTGGAGCAGCTCCCATGATCGCCCCGATAAGCGCGGTAATCAGTCAGGCATGGAAAATTGAATAG
- a CDS encoding ABC transporter ATP-binding protein: MMDPIIQLQDLSKCYGSKKAVDQLSLDIYKGEIFGLLGPNGAGKTTTILMMLGLTDPTSGSAFVCGYNATSNPISVKRKVGYMPDSLGFYDNMTAQENLSYIARLNGIPEKEIGKRTAELMEIVGLSSVSNKKTSTFSRGMKQRLGLADVLIKQPDVIILDEPTLGIDPSGVKEFLTLIKRLSKEQELTVLLSSHHLHHVQQVCDRVGIFVGGKLLAHGNIDALSGSLFNSEGLIVSIQLAADIPQIWPFKQELEQWESIKQIRVNDSTVDFECKQDITPALVRFFVEKGYDILGVHQKKYGLDDIYEKYFEDIN; the protein is encoded by the coding sequence ATGATGGATCCTATCATACAACTCCAGGACCTGAGCAAATGCTATGGTTCTAAGAAAGCTGTTGATCAGCTTAGCCTCGACATCTATAAGGGAGAGATCTTTGGTTTGCTTGGGCCAAACGGAGCGGGTAAAACAACCACTATACTGATGATGCTGGGTCTCACTGATCCAACCAGTGGTTCTGCCTTTGTGTGTGGGTATAATGCCACAAGCAACCCAATTTCGGTGAAGAGAAAAGTAGGTTATATGCCCGATAGCCTGGGTTTTTATGATAACATGACGGCTCAGGAAAACCTGAGCTACATTGCCAGGCTAAACGGGATTCCTGAAAAAGAGATCGGGAAACGCACTGCAGAACTGATGGAAATTGTGGGCCTTTCTTCGGTATCGAATAAGAAAACATCAACCTTTTCCAGGGGCATGAAACAACGCTTAGGCTTGGCTGATGTCCTGATTAAACAACCGGATGTAATTATCCTGGATGAGCCAACCCTTGGTATTGATCCCAGCGGCGTAAAAGAATTCCTGACACTTATCAAACGCTTGAGCAAAGAACAGGAACTGACCGTTCTGCTTTCTTCGCACCACCTGCACCATGTACAGCAGGTCTGTGACAGAGTAGGGATCTTTGTGGGGGGCAAGCTATTGGCGCATGGCAATATCGATGCGCTATCGGGTAGTCTTTTTAATAGTGAGGGGCTTATCGTATCCATACAATTGGCAGCTGACATACCCCAGATATGGCCGTTTAAACAGGAGCTGGAACAATGGGAGAGCATTAAGCAGATCAGGGTAAATGACAGCACCGTAGACTTTGAGTGTAAACAAGACATCACGCCGGCACTGGTTCGTTTTTTTGTTGAAAAAGGTTATGACATCCTTGGAGTACACCAGAAAAAATACGGCCTGGATGACATCTACGAAAAATATTTTGAAGATATTAATTGA
- a CDS encoding nuclear transport factor 2 family protein, with translation MKNQILDLEKKYWKAMENHDFDTVRSLTRFPCIVAGKNGVRSVDEPSFKKMFDSAEGNQLKVLSISETESEIIGEDIAVVAYLVELAYSAKGQGSTEKCVCTSTWVKQQDSWVCAMHTESELKK, from the coding sequence ATGAAAAACCAAATTCTTGATCTGGAAAAAAAGTATTGGAAAGCGATGGAAAACCATGATTTTGATACTGTAAGAAGCCTTACCCGCTTCCCTTGCATTGTGGCAGGCAAAAACGGGGTAAGAAGTGTGGATGAACCTTCTTTTAAAAAAATGTTTGATTCGGCTGAAGGGAATCAGCTGAAGGTACTGAGTATTTCCGAAACCGAAAGTGAAATTATCGGGGAAGACATTGCTGTTGTAGCCTATCTTGTTGAACTCGCATATTCCGCTAAGGGCCAGGGATCTACCGAAAAATGTGTCTGCACATCAACCTGGGTTAAACAGCAAGATAGTTGGGTTTGCGCCATGCATACCGAGTCAGAATTAAAAAAGTAG
- a CDS encoding DNA alkylation repair protein → MEPLKEMFNLEFYQHYATVFSDVDRNFNAPAFLKDVTANLDELELNGRLRNTAVVLQKHLPKSFEAAVDILYKAAPALKRGYTALVLPDFVGLYGKEHFQRSMEALKDFTSLGSSEFAIREFLRVDLDRTLKVMQQWAEDKDEHVRRLASEGSRPRLPWSFKLEQLIKDPALTASILERLKADESAYVRKSVANHLNDISKDNTSYMLQLVKSWDSGNLHTSWIIKHASRTLIKKGNQESLSLFAFEKDVKLQIDNFKLSSNQLHLGQDLQFGFELKSIKDQPQKLVIDYAVHYIKASGEQSKKVFKLKELTLQPHQVLQITKKQLFKDLTTRKHYSGTHILEIIVNGQVFGAKEFELHC, encoded by the coding sequence ATGGAACCGCTAAAAGAGATGTTTAACCTTGAATTCTACCAGCATTATGCGACTGTATTTTCTGATGTGGACAGAAATTTTAATGCTCCTGCATTCTTAAAAGATGTTACCGCTAATCTGGACGAACTTGAACTAAATGGACGGCTCAGAAATACAGCTGTGGTTCTACAAAAGCATTTGCCTAAAAGCTTTGAAGCGGCTGTTGATATCCTGTACAAAGCAGCACCGGCCTTAAAAAGAGGATATACCGCATTGGTATTGCCTGATTTTGTGGGGCTTTATGGTAAAGAACATTTTCAGCGTTCTATGGAAGCACTCAAAGATTTCACCTCGCTGGGCTCTTCAGAGTTCGCGATCCGGGAATTTCTAAGGGTGGATCTGGACAGGACCCTTAAAGTAATGCAACAGTGGGCTGAAGATAAAGATGAACATGTGAGACGACTTGCTTCGGAAGGCAGCAGACCACGATTGCCATGGTCGTTTAAACTGGAGCAGCTGATTAAAGATCCGGCACTTACTGCCAGTATCCTTGAGCGATTGAAAGCTGACGAGTCAGCTTACGTAAGAAAGTCGGTGGCAAATCATCTAAATGACATTTCTAAGGATAACACCAGTTATATGTTGCAGCTGGTAAAAAGCTGGGACAGCGGTAATCTCCATACCAGCTGGATCATTAAACATGCAAGCCGGACACTCATCAAAAAGGGTAACCAGGAATCACTATCGCTGTTTGCCTTTGAGAAAGATGTAAAATTACAGATTGATAATTTTAAACTGAGCTCCAATCAACTTCACCTGGGACAAGATTTGCAGTTCGGGTTCGAACTGAAGAGTATAAAAGATCAGCCGCAAAAGCTGGTTATAGATTATGCCGTTCATTACATAAAAGCTTCAGGAGAACAATCGAAAAAGGTTTTTAAGCTAAAGGAACTTACACTACAGCCGCATCAGGTGCTGCAGATTACCAAAAAGCAATTGTTTAAAGACCTGACCACCCGTAAACATTACTCTGGAACGCATATCCTTGAAATTATAGTAAATGGCCAGGTATTCGGGGCTAAGGAATTCGAGCTTCATTGCTAA
- a CDS encoding COG1470 family protein: MLGKFSLSALFLFIFTPALVLHAQSLAPGVDGRSAFTAKLVNIEAATNETFRYNATLHNGAGKVAVFEFKTNLPVGWMISYKVDGSQVTSLNMDPGTTRDLSIEVNASATAAPGKYKLPVKAIFNADTLSLNLEAVVKGAYGITLTTPTGKLSEELTSGSHKEIHLELKNSGTLPLNDVEFSAQLPTNWEATFEPSKVKQLDPGKVQAVTAKLKVPDKTIAGDYAATFTATNSNGNSQAAFRMVVTTSLLSGWIGILVILVAVSLVYYLIRKYGRR, encoded by the coding sequence ATGTTAGGTAAATTTTCACTCAGCGCGCTCTTCTTATTTATTTTTACACCGGCCCTTGTGCTGCATGCTCAAAGTCTGGCTCCAGGTGTTGATGGCCGATCTGCTTTTACTGCAAAGCTGGTCAACATTGAAGCTGCAACCAACGAAACCTTTCGTTACAATGCGACGCTGCATAATGGAGCTGGCAAAGTGGCTGTTTTCGAATTTAAAACCAATCTGCCAGTGGGCTGGATGATCAGCTACAAAGTTGATGGGAGCCAGGTAACTTCACTTAATATGGATCCGGGAACCACCCGGGACCTATCTATTGAGGTTAATGCTTCGGCAACTGCCGCACCCGGCAAATACAAATTGCCGGTAAAAGCAATATTTAATGCCGACACCCTGTCCCTGAACCTGGAAGCCGTTGTAAAGGGGGCTTATGGCATCACATTAACCACGCCAACAGGAAAGTTGAGCGAAGAACTTACCTCTGGGAGTCACAAGGAAATCCACCTGGAGTTGAAGAATTCAGGTACACTGCCGTTGAATGACGTTGAATTTTCTGCTCAATTGCCTACCAATTGGGAAGCCACTTTTGAACCCTCAAAAGTCAAGCAGTTGGATCCCGGTAAAGTGCAGGCCGTAACCGCAAAACTGAAAGTGCCCGATAAGACAATAGCAGGCGATTATGCAGCCACTTTTACTGCAACAAATAGCAATGGGAATTCCCAGGCAGCTTTCAGGATGGTGGTAACAACCTCTCTGCTCTCTGGATGGATTGGCATACTGGTTATCCTTGTTGCTGTTTCGCTGGTATATTATCTCATCCGAAAATACGGCAGAAGATAG
- a CDS encoding DUF3375 domain-containing protein — protein MVNNEKIIEVLNSSPSVGMLKLRNREIVIEFLIETFINGQAVVSSDQIHNQLADYLDYKQVELDEDIDIEVFDTYEVKARKYIRKWTDSGYLTNYQDDKGEVFYELSAHASKTIDWLTSLEKKEFVGAESRFKDIFSQLRDLVEFTNDDLQKRIDILEQKKQEIEQQLNGLRSGETVKVYEDFEIIPRFNQLNQSAKELLSDFKEVEDNFREITRHIYLKHAEGNLTKDHILEFTFDALDELKESQQGKSFYAFWSFLLNPDLQEEWGELSKSLFNRLEDKDIVAGDFFLKDMKKFLHASGQKVYKANDKMAEKLSRVIRETEHSKVHATRNLIHEIKTLLIELGKKKKKPDAGFMLEAEPEISLPFDRKLTLEQTEEIMYKNRPKRADTDILQATHLVKLFGQKRVDRELIRTNIKKILADKTQASLAEVIEMTGGLAEGLPELFGYLSVSKDFKHTINKDKVERILFDREARKSIHIPEVILTK, from the coding sequence ATGGTGAACAATGAAAAAATAATAGAAGTTTTAAATTCCTCACCCAGCGTAGGGATGCTGAAGCTGCGCAACAGGGAAATAGTAATCGAATTTTTAATTGAGACTTTTATCAATGGGCAAGCTGTTGTATCGTCGGATCAGATCCATAACCAATTGGCCGATTACCTGGATTATAAACAGGTAGAACTTGACGAAGATATCGATATTGAGGTATTTGATACTTATGAAGTAAAAGCCAGGAAATATATACGGAAGTGGACAGATAGTGGTTATCTGACGAATTACCAGGACGACAAAGGCGAGGTGTTTTACGAACTCTCTGCCCATGCCAGCAAAACGATAGACTGGCTAACGAGCCTGGAGAAAAAAGAGTTTGTTGGGGCCGAATCCAGATTTAAGGATATTTTTAGTCAGCTAAGGGACCTGGTTGAATTTACGAACGACGATCTGCAAAAGCGCATAGACATTTTAGAGCAGAAGAAACAGGAAATTGAGCAGCAGCTCAATGGCTTACGCAGCGGCGAAACTGTAAAGGTTTATGAAGACTTTGAAATCATTCCACGTTTTAACCAGCTTAACCAATCGGCAAAGGAGCTACTCTCCGATTTTAAGGAAGTAGAAGACAATTTCAGGGAAATTACCCGTCATATTTACCTGAAGCACGCTGAAGGAAACCTTACAAAAGACCATATCCTTGAATTTACATTTGATGCACTGGATGAGCTTAAGGAGAGCCAGCAGGGTAAAAGTTTTTATGCCTTTTGGTCTTTTTTGCTTAACCCAGACTTACAGGAAGAATGGGGGGAACTGAGCAAGTCGTTGTTTAACCGCCTGGAAGATAAAGATATTGTAGCCGGAGACTTCTTTCTGAAAGACATGAAGAAATTCCTGCACGCCTCCGGACAGAAAGTATATAAGGCTAACGATAAGATGGCCGAAAAGCTGAGCAGGGTAATCAGGGAAACCGAGCACTCCAAAGTACACGCTACGCGAAACCTGATCCACGAAATCAAAACACTCCTCATCGAACTCGGGAAGAAAAAGAAAAAGCCGGACGCCGGCTTTATGCTCGAGGCGGAACCGGAGATCAGTTTACCATTCGACCGTAAGCTTACGCTGGAGCAAACTGAAGAGATCATGTATAAAAACCGTCCGAAAAGGGCCGATACTGATATCCTGCAGGCCACGCACCTGGTAAAACTGTTCGGACAGAAGCGCGTAGACAGGGAATTGATCAGAACCAATATCAAAAAGATACTGGCCGATAAAACACAGGCAAGCCTGGCAGAAGTGATTGAAATGACCGGAGGACTTGCTGAAGGACTGCCCGAGTTGTTTGGCTACCTGTCGGTAAGCAAAGATTTTAAGCATACCATTAATAAAGACAAAGTAGAGCGGATCTTATTTGATCGTGAGGCCCGCAAATCTATTCATATACCCGAAGTAATATTAACTAAATGA
- a CDS encoding nuclear transport factor 2 family protein encodes MKSKDIVLTFIHALNREDFATAKKYLDDDMSFEGVLGSRKGAGVYIEDMKKMKFKYEVQKAVADENDVAMLYSIDMGGTSILTAGWYGVSNGKIMTIKVIFDPRPVLK; translated from the coding sequence ATGAAAAGCAAGGATATAGTACTCACGTTTATTCATGCATTAAATCGGGAAGATTTTGCTACTGCTAAAAAGTACCTGGATGATGACATGAGTTTTGAAGGTGTATTGGGATCTAGAAAAGGTGCCGGTGTTTACATCGAAGACATGAAGAAAATGAAGTTCAAATATGAGGTACAAAAAGCCGTTGCCGATGAAAATGATGTAGCCATGCTCTACAGCATAGACATGGGTGGCACAAGCATATTAACAGCAGGATGGTACGGCGTAAGCAACGGAAAAATCATGACCATCAAGGTCATATTTGACCCAAGGCCCGTGCTGAAATAA
- a CDS encoding response regulator, whose amino-acid sequence MKKCIYVVEDNAAVRDVIEFMLTEDDYDVVISSTVHDFWEHMRLRIPDMIVLDIKLPDGNGLEICRELKSNIKTYTIPVMVMSANNYLSKVKSHCAADEFINKPFDLNDFAHRIEYHVAS is encoded by the coding sequence ATGAAAAAGTGTATTTATGTTGTAGAAGACAACGCTGCAGTCAGAGATGTTATTGAATTTATGCTTACAGAGGATGATTACGATGTGGTAATTTCTTCAACAGTTCATGATTTTTGGGAGCATATGCGGCTTCGCATCCCTGATATGATTGTGTTGGACATTAAATTGCCGGACGGGAACGGCCTTGAAATTTGCAGGGAACTTAAAAGCAATATTAAAACCTATACCATTCCTGTAATGGTAATGTCAGCCAACAACTACCTGAGCAAAGTCAAGTCGCATTGTGCTGCAGATGAGTTTATCAATAAGCCTTTTGACTTAAACGATTTTGCCCACCGCATCGAATATCACGTTGCCAGTTGA
- a CDS encoding acyltransferase family protein, protein MDTNKPSTAILQTKPHFNILDGLRGVAALAVVVFHFMEWAYSDFSTNFIAHGFLAVDFFFCLSGFVIGYAYDDRIAQMGVLEFFKSRIIRLHPLVIAGSVLGLLALLFDPFAGSPEAYNTGKIALLFLCSAFLIPLPLMADRGFNLFGLNAPSWSLFWEYMANIVYALILCKLSRRYLWLLVIISSGALCVVAYRSGNLLGGWSGPTFWDGGARISYSFLAGLLVYRSNWIIKNKLGFIGLSVLLSLAFVMPFSKWNWVTEPLVVLFYFPLLIALGAGATLTPGLQKLCVFSGKVSYPLYMTHYAVLWMFGNYYTNHKPGTIQLTLIIIAGMILLTGAAYLVMVLYDIPLRKYLNNKRLQWKK, encoded by the coding sequence ATGGATACGAATAAACCCAGCACCGCAATTCTGCAGACAAAACCACATTTTAATATTCTGGACGGTTTAAGGGGCGTTGCTGCCCTGGCCGTTGTGGTATTTCATTTTATGGAATGGGCCTATTCCGATTTCAGCACAAATTTTATTGCGCATGGCTTCCTTGCGGTTGATTTCTTCTTTTGCCTTTCGGGATTTGTGATCGGATATGCTTATGACGACCGGATAGCACAGATGGGCGTTCTGGAATTTTTTAAATCGAGGATCATACGGCTGCACCCCTTGGTGATAGCCGGATCAGTATTGGGCCTCCTGGCATTGTTGTTTGACCCATTTGCCGGAAGCCCCGAAGCTTACAACACAGGTAAGATTGCCCTCTTATTTTTGTGCTCGGCATTCCTTATTCCTTTACCCTTAATGGCCGACCGTGGGTTTAACCTGTTTGGCTTAAACGCCCCCTCATGGTCCTTGTTTTGGGAGTATATGGCCAATATAGTTTATGCATTGATACTCTGTAAGCTCAGCCGCAGGTACCTGTGGCTATTGGTCATCATTTCGTCAGGGGCGCTTTGTGTGGTAGCTTACCGTTCCGGTAATTTGCTGGGTGGCTGGAGTGGCCCAACGTTTTGGGATGGAGGGGCCCGGATTTCTTACTCTTTTTTAGCTGGGCTTCTGGTTTACCGTTCAAACTGGATCATCAAAAACAAACTTGGATTTATTGGCTTGTCTGTATTGCTGTCCCTGGCTTTTGTTATGCCATTTTCTAAATGGAACTGGGTAACTGAACCTTTGGTAGTACTGTTTTACTTTCCTTTGCTCATCGCTTTGGGAGCGGGCGCTACTTTAACACCCGGCTTACAAAAGCTTTGTGTCTTTTCGGGAAAGGTATCTTACCCCTTGTATATGACGCATTATGCAGTTTTATGGATGTTTGGCAATTATTACACCAATCATAAGCCTGGCACGATACAGCTGACGTTAATTATTATTGCCGGCATGATCTTGCTTACCGGGGCAGCTTACCTGGTAATGGTGCTTTACGATATCCCCCTGAGGAAATATCTAAACAATAAACGCCTGCAATGGAAAAAATGA
- a CDS encoding ATP-binding protein, which translates to MNSNYEKYLSGGGEMGELTRNFNWAATSLGPPDKWSLTLLTTVSIVLNSKFPMFIWWGPQLIQFYNDAYRPSLGREGKHPAALGQQGADCWREIWPVIKPLIDQVLAGGESTWSEDQLIPIYRNNRLEEVYWTFSYSKLPDENGEIAGVLVTCTETTNKVITLNETKKAKAELEFAINAADLGTWDLDPLTNKFMGNTRLKTWFGLPPEAEIELHRATDVIHESDKKRVLSAIETAMTYESGGHYDIEYTIVGGLDGIPRLVRAVGKAIFNAQKEAIRFSGTLQDITTERNALNKLILAHQRLELSLDQSLLAKKAAQLGTFDLDLLNGTMEWDERCRILFGISHKQEVYYEKDFVGGLHPEDRERILKTIEGVLDKTKTNGNYDVEYRTIGADDGVIRWVRAKGKAYFNAEDKPVRFIGSVLDITEQKTDEIRKNDFIGMVSHELKTPLTSLKGYIQFLGQHAGKNGDKLSSDILGRADSQITKMATLINGFLDVSRLEAGKINLERRPVDLSILIANVIEDLTATSSTHPITMISCKPVLVNVDADKIASVINNLLSNAVKYSPTGSNIEVRCEMKGNTVKVIVTDEGPGIRPSDTERLFERFYRVEDSGSKVIPGFGIGLYLCAEIIERHGGTIGVTSEPGKGADFHFILPLTSATY; encoded by the coding sequence ATGAACAGTAACTATGAGAAATATTTGAGTGGTGGAGGGGAAATGGGCGAACTTACCCGGAACTTTAACTGGGCTGCCACCTCTTTAGGGCCACCTGATAAATGGTCTTTAACCCTGCTTACTACAGTTAGTATTGTGCTTAACTCCAAATTTCCTATGTTCATCTGGTGGGGACCGCAACTTATTCAGTTTTACAACGATGCTTACCGGCCCAGTTTGGGAAGAGAGGGAAAGCATCCGGCTGCTCTTGGTCAGCAGGGTGCAGATTGCTGGCGGGAAATCTGGCCTGTTATTAAACCGCTTATTGATCAGGTACTGGCAGGAGGGGAGAGCACCTGGAGCGAAGACCAGCTGATCCCGATCTATCGCAACAACCGGCTGGAAGAAGTCTACTGGACTTTTAGCTATAGTAAATTGCCAGATGAAAATGGTGAGATCGCTGGTGTTCTGGTTACCTGTACGGAAACCACCAATAAGGTAATCACGCTAAACGAAACCAAAAAAGCAAAAGCAGAATTGGAATTCGCCATCAATGCTGCAGACCTGGGTACCTGGGACCTTGACCCGCTCACCAATAAGTTTATGGGTAATACACGGCTGAAAACCTGGTTTGGTCTACCTCCAGAAGCAGAGATTGAGTTGCATCGTGCAACAGACGTTATTCACGAAAGCGACAAGAAGAGGGTGTTAAGCGCAATTGAAACAGCTATGACCTATGAATCTGGAGGGCATTATGATATTGAATACACTATTGTAGGCGGGCTTGACGGTATCCCACGTCTGGTCAGAGCGGTTGGGAAAGCGATATTCAATGCGCAAAAAGAAGCAATCCGCTTTAGCGGAACTTTACAGGATATCACCACCGAACGCAATGCCCTAAACAAGCTTATTCTTGCTCATCAGCGACTAGAACTGTCATTAGACCAGTCACTATTGGCAAAAAAAGCAGCGCAACTTGGCACTTTCGATCTGGATTTGCTGAACGGAACAATGGAATGGGATGAGCGTTGCCGAATCTTATTTGGGATCAGTCACAAACAGGAAGTTTATTATGAAAAGGACTTTGTGGGCGGGCTGCATCCTGAGGACCGGGAAAGAATTCTGAAAACAATTGAAGGCGTTCTTGATAAAACCAAAACCAATGGAAATTATGATGTCGAATACCGGACAATTGGCGCAGATGACGGTGTAATCAGGTGGGTCAGGGCAAAAGGTAAAGCCTATTTTAATGCTGAAGATAAACCTGTTCGCTTCATTGGCTCGGTGCTGGACATTACTGAGCAGAAAACGGATGAGATCCGTAAAAACGATTTCATTGGTATGGTTAGCCATGAGCTGAAGACTCCGCTGACTTCTTTAAAGGGCTATATACAGTTCCTTGGCCAACATGCTGGAAAAAACGGTGATAAGTTAAGCTCAGATATTCTTGGCAGAGCTGATTCACAAATCACTAAAATGGCAACCCTGATCAACGGTTTTCTGGACGTATCCAGGCTGGAGGCAGGAAAAATCAATCTGGAAAGACGGCCGGTTGATCTGAGCATACTTATAGCAAATGTGATTGAAGACCTTACTGCGACTTCCAGCACGCATCCAATCACAATGATCTCGTGTAAGCCTGTCCTTGTAAATGTGGACGCAGATAAGATCGCTTCGGTTATCAATAACTTGTTAAGTAATGCGGTTAAATATTCCCCAACTGGCAGCAACATTGAGGTCCGTTGCGAAATGAAAGGGAATACTGTCAAAGTAATTGTAACCGATGAAGGACCAGGCATCAGACCTTCAGATACCGAAAGACTTTTTGAGCGGTTTTACAGGGTGGAGGATTCCGGTTCCAAAGTTATTCCCGGATTTGGGATAGGACTTTATCTCTGTGCTGAAATCATTGAACGGCACGGTGGAACGATTGGCGTAACCAGCGAACCAGGGAAAGGTGCTGATTTTCATTTTATACTCCCTTTAACGAGCGCAACCTATTGA
- a CDS encoding ABC transporter permease, translated as MKSQSLSRPFSVMLQKEMADHIRSWRFIVLIGLIILTFVASMYVSLGNIRSALSNANDPDRTYLYLKLLTTTDNSIPPFHVFLSFLAPLLGISLGFDAINAEQNTGTLTRLMAQPVYRDNILLAKFVSSLMMVGALFLVLALLMIGGGLLLTGVRMEPQEFLRILGLIVITIVYVGFWLSLSIVLSVRFRQAATSALTAIGLWLFFTVFYQIVVNLVIRSFLPDPAFLSQDQILHYNELILDVLRIAPNQLYTDASTTMLMPSVRSLGPMTMEQMAGAIPAPLPFRESLMIVWPQVSGLIGATVGCFALAYYLFMRREIRS; from the coding sequence ATGAAGAGTCAATCACTTTCCCGTCCTTTTAGTGTGATGCTTCAAAAAGAAATGGCAGACCATATCCGAAGCTGGCGTTTTATCGTGCTTATTGGTTTGATCATACTTACGTTTGTTGCATCAATGTATGTATCTCTGGGCAACATCAGGTCTGCCCTGAGCAATGCCAATGATCCGGATCGTACTTATTTATACCTGAAACTACTGACCACTACAGATAATTCCATACCGCCATTTCACGTTTTCCTGAGCTTTCTTGCCCCTTTATTGGGCATTAGTCTGGGTTTTGATGCCATCAATGCCGAACAGAATACCGGAACACTTACCAGACTTATGGCACAACCTGTTTACAGGGATAATATCCTATTGGCCAAATTTGTGAGTTCCCTTATGATGGTGGGTGCCCTATTCCTGGTTCTTGCCCTGCTAATGATAGGCGGGGGGCTACTCCTGACAGGGGTAAGAATGGAACCCCAGGAATTTCTACGGATATTGGGACTCATCGTAATCACGATTGTTTATGTCGGGTTTTGGCTGAGCTTATCCATTGTATTATCGGTCAGGTTCAGGCAGGCAGCAACCTCTGCGCTAACTGCCATTGGTTTATGGCTGTTTTTTACGGTATTCTACCAAATTGTTGTTAATCTTGTGATCCGGTCTTTTTTGCCTGACCCTGCTTTTTTGAGCCAGGATCAGATTCTGCATTACAATGAGTTGATATTGGATGTATTGCGCATTGCACCTAACCAGCTTTATACAGATGCCAGTACCACTATGCTGATGCCCTCGGTTCGAAGCCTGGGGCCAATGACCATGGAGCAGATGGCGGGAGCAATACCTGCTCCTTTGCCATTCAGGGAAAGCTTAATGATTGTTTGGCCACAGGTGAGTGGTTTGATAGGGGCAACGGTTGGCTGTTTTGCACTTGCCTACTATCTGTTTATGCGCCGGGAAATCAGGAGTTAA